GGATTAGGCAGGTAATCAACAACGCCATCCAATACTAATTGCACGCCTTTGTTTTTGAAGGATGAACCCGCGTAAGTTGGGAAGAAGTCCAGTGCAATCGTGCCTTTACGAATACAACGTTTGATGTCTTCGATAGCAGGCTCATCACCGCCTAAATATTGTTCCATTAACTCATCGTCTTGCTCAACCGCAGTTTCGATCAGTTTTTCACGCCATTCAGCCACTTTCGCTTCCATGTCGGCGGGCACGTCTTGAATGGTGTATTTTAATGGGTCGCCGGATTCGTCCCATACCCAAGCTTTTTGGGTTAATAGGTCAACTACCCCTACAAAGTCACTTTCTGTACCGATAGGTAAGGTCATCACCAAAGGTTTAGCACCTAGTACGTCTTCTACTTGTTTAACAACGCGATAGAAATCCGCACCAATACGGTCTAATTTGTTAACGTAGATAACACGCGCAACTTTAGAGTCATTCGCATAGCGCCAGTTGGTTTCTGATTGAGGTTCTACACCGCCTGAACCACAGAATACACCGATACCACCGTCTAATACTTTCAGTGAACGATACACTTCGATAGTGAAGTCAACGTGCCCCGGGGTATCGATAATGTTAAAGCGGTGACCTTTCCAATAAGCAGTGGTCGCGGCTGACTGAATAGTAATACCACGCTCGGCTTCTTGCTCCATGAAGTCCATAGTGGATGCACCATCATGTACTTCACCGATTTTATGAATTTTGCCGGTTAATTTCAGAATACGCTCAGTTGTAGTGGTCTTGCCCGCGTCCACGTGGGCGAAAATGCCGATATTCCGGTATAATGTTAAGTCAGTCATTTGTTCAGTCTCAAAAGAAAACGCAACGATTTGCGATAAGGGGGCGATTGTAAATCATCTTGCTGCACGGGGTAAGGGGAAATTAAAGCCTAAATTCGTGCTTTCATGTATTTTTCATAGCAAAGTGGATTTACCAAAGCATAGGATAGGCAGGGTTAATTCAGCTTGTTATAGCAATACCAAGGTTCTTATCACTATCCGCCGCTAACTATAGGAAAAATTGTTCAAATTACCAGTACTTTTAACTGTAATTTTGCGGCTTATATCTGATTTACCCGGTATTTAAACACCGGGCGGTAAATCACGACCTTTATTCATTTGTGGCGCATGCGGATCTTTATTCTGTAAAACCCATTCGAGTTTTAACGCGGCTAAGGCATTATTCAGCGCATCTGGGAAATTCGCGTCGCCTTTTTCAAAGGCTTGCAGCGCTTTTTGTACATAATCATCCGGAACATACGGCGCTAACGGATAAACCGTGGGGTCAGTGCAGAATTCAAGTAAAGTAACGCCTTGATGCGCAAAGGCTTGTTCCCATGCTTGCGCGACTTTGGCGGGGTCATCCACACGAATGCCTTGAAAACCTAATAATTTGGCATAGCCAGTATAATCAAAGGCTTCGACTTGCATCGCATCTTGCCACATAGGATTTGCGTCTTCAAAGCGCTGTTCCCACGCCACTTCGGTTAATTCACTATTATTTAATACCATAATAATGAACTGCTTATTCGGCCATTGTGCCATATAGCGCTTTATCGTAATTAATTCGCACATGGCCAGCATTTGAAAAGCCCCATCACCAATCGTACATAAAACAGGACGATTGGGATGGGTAAATTTAGCCGCCATCGCATAAGGCATAGCGGCTAACATACTGGACAAACGTCCAGATAAATCGGCTTGCATTCCGCGTCGTAAGCGGATTTGTTGCCCAAACCATTTTACGGTTGAACCGCCGTCTACCGTAATCAAGAGATTATCTGGTAGGCGTTTATTTAATTCGCGATAGACCACTCGTGCATTAATTGGGTTACCGGGCAAGTTACAAAACTTATCAATAATATGATCCCACGCTTGTAATTCTTGGCTTAACGCATCGCGCCACTGGGTATCTGTTTTTGGCTGAATAAGCGGTAATAGCTGGCTTAATACCGCATGGCTATCTCCCCAAATATTAAGTTCGGTGGGATAACGAATGCCTAAATGTTCAGGGCGAATATCCACCTGTACGGCTCGTGCTTGCCCGCTAGCTGGCAACCAATTCGGAAAAGGATAATTAGTGCCAAAGAAAACTAGCGTATCGCATTCTTCCATCATTTTATAAGCAGCCGTTGAGCCTAATAAGCCCAAATGCTGCACATAACCGGGTGTGTCAGATGGAATAATTTGCTTAGCGCGGAGCGTTGTCACAATTCCCGCTTTGGTTAAATCAGCCAGTTTTAATAAATCATCGGTAGCGTCTTGTGTACCGCCGCGCCCCACAAATAAAGCCACTCGCTTACCCGCATTAATAATATCCGCCATCTTTTGAATATCGGCTAAGGGCGACGCAATTTTTGTGGTGGGCGGTACGCAACTACTTCGTGACACTAATTGCGTGCGATCCAACGCGGGCATAGGCATAGCTTGCACATCACGCGGAATAATAATGACACAAGGTTGCTGCTGAGCAATCGCCACCCGAAACGCTTTATCAATCACCATTGGTGCTTGCATAGGCGTTACAATGGTTTGCACGAAAGCCGCTACATCCGCAAAGATACGTTCTAGATTGCTTTCTTGTTGGACATCCGAACCTAAGGTAACGCTTTCTTTCTGCCCTAAAATTGCCACTACAGGTTGATTATCCATTTTGGCATCGTATAACCCGGTTAACATATGAAATGCACCCGGACCAGCCGTGGAAAAACAAACACCGACTTCACCCGAAAACTTAGCATCAGCCGTCGCTAAAAACGCGGCAATTTCTTCATGCGTTGGGCGAATAAATAAGGGAGCAGTCCCCTCACGCTGTGCTTTATCCATTGCCGCGTCGAATAAACTAATTCCATCCCCCGGATAACCGTAAATACGTTTAACTTGCCAAGCCTGCAAGCGCTGAAGAATAAAATCAGCCACATTCATTTGAATGATAGCCTGCTCATCTGTATTAGTTTGCTGCGTTCCGTGCATAATGCAATCCTATTCAAACGGCGAATAAAAAATATCGGGGTAAAAATAAATGTAAAGTTTTGTTAAAACTGACTTAGTATAAAACCAAGTCAGATTTTCTAACGGTGATGCTACATAATACGATAAGTATCTAATAAGTCAGCTCGATTGCTATCATAAGTTTGAATTTGTGAACTACTTAATAAGGCTTTAATTCGCGTTTCTTTTTCTTTTGATAAACGCTCAAATTCCGCTTTTTTATTAATACTTGGATTACGTGAATTGGCTAATACATTAAAGCGGGTTGAATATTCTAAGTTCAGTGCTGATACCTGACGTTGTTGCACATCGCTTAAATTCAAGGTGGCAGTCATAACATCGGTTAACGCATTGGCACGGGCAATGGGGCTGGTATTCGCAATGCCTTCTTTAACAGCATTCGCTTTATTTTCATCATATAAACTATTTTGGCTACAAGCAGCTAACCATACCCCTAATCCGCAGATTAATAAAACCGATTGGTAATTAAACTTTTCCATAAGTTATTTCCCTCATCCATATAAGAAATGGTAAAACCAAAGCTTATATAAAAGAGATTTAGCAATTTGCCTAAAAGCAGGAGAAATAATGATGTTTTTTGAAAATAATGAAAACTAATCTAGCCTACGGTTAGGCGATTCCTTGGTTTTTTATTTTATTGCCGCTGTTTTTTAATTTTAAAAACTAGCGAATTGTTGAAAATTTAGCATTCACATAATCATTAGAAATTAATTATATAAAAAGATAGAATTTCATTAGCTGAGAAGAAGCAATTCTTAAGCTGTGACACAAGACACCCTATGTATTAGGGGTAGTCTGTTGTTTTCGTTTAGATTGGAATGAATTTCGCCCTCTGATTTTTCGGTAGAATTTGTGATGCTAGATCTTAAAAAACCTGCTGTTCCACGTTATACCAGTGTGAATGCTGAAAAAGCGGACGGTGCAACTTATACACCTTTAACTTTGGCGCAGTTTGTCGCTAAGCAAATGTTGCAAGTCGCTAATTTTTCAAATCAAGGTTCAATTCGCTTGCTTGATCCAGCGGTAGGTAATGGTATTTTATTAGAGGCAATGTTAGATGCGTTGCCTATAGACATCTGCCAGCGGGTCGAGGTATTTGCCTTTGATACTCATCAACTTGCTTTAACACAAACGCGTATTAGGTTAGAAAAAAAATATCCAAAGCTTAAATTAACGCTAGAAAAACGTGACTTTCTCGAATGGGTGGCGGCTAGGGGACAGCAAGCAGATTTGTTTTTGAGTACACAACCGCAAGCGTCTTTTGATTTAATTATTGCCAATCCACCTTATGTTCGCACACAAATTATTGGTGCTGATCAGGCTCAGTTATTAGCAAAACAATTTGGTTTAACAGGTCGCATTGATCTTTATTATCCATTTCTATTAGGTATTTCTAAAATACTTACACCTCAAGGCACGGCGGGCATTATTACCTCTAACCGTTTTATGACCACTAAATCTGGACAATCGGTTCGACAAGCCTTGTTGTCGTGTTTCAATATTCGACATATATGGGATTTAGGTGACACAAAATTGTTCGATGCAGCCGTTTTACCTGCGGTATTGTTAGTAAATAGTAAGCAATCGTTAGCGTATGCTACCAAAGGTATTCCTTTTTCATCTATTTATGCCACAACAGAACCGGCATCAACCCATGCGGAAGATGTCTTATCTGCCTTGACGGCTCAACATAACGGTATTGTATCCCTTGCCAATGGAAACTGTTTTCGCATTCAACATGGCATATTGGATAACGGCAATAGTGCGGCGGGTATCTGGCGTGTTGCCTCAGCTTCAAATAATGCTTGGTTAGATACGGTAAATGCTCATACATGGGGTAGGTTTGGCGATATTGGTAAAATTCGGGTTGGAGTGAAAACAACGGCTGATAAGGTCTTTATCCGCCATGATTGGGAACAATTACCCAATGGTCGACCAGAGTTACTGCGCCCCTTAATGACCCGTCATTGGGGGCAGCCATTTAAAGCAGTTAAACCTGTCAATCCCAAGCATTTGAAACAGATTCTTTACCCACACGAAATTCGGCAAGGTAAACGCCAAGCAGTAGATATTAGGCACTACCCCAAAGCGCAACAATATTTAGAGTCTCATAAGCCTGTTCTCAGTGCTCGCACTTATGTTATTGAAGCAGGGCGTGCATGGTATGAAATTTGGGTTCCACATGATCCTGCTGCTTGGGCTGCACCTAAGTTAGTATTTCCCGATATTGCCGAAAAGCCCATATTTTGGCTCGATACTGAAGGTAGTGTTGTGAGTGGAGAATGTTATTGGCTGCAATGTAAACATTCAGCAAATACAGATTTACTCTGGTTGGCGTTAGCGATTGCTAATTCTACGTTCATTGAAAAGTTTTATGACTACCGTTTCAATAATAAACTATATGCCGGACGTAGACGTTTTATTACCCAATATGTTGAGCACTTTCCCCTACCGAACCCAGAACTAGACGCTTCAAAAGCGATTATTCAACTTGCCAAGCGTATTTATGCGGTGTTGCCATCTGCGCAGGCGGCTGCATTGATCGAAGCATTAAATCTGAAAGTATGGAATAT
This DNA window, taken from Candidatus Thiocaldithrix dubininis, encodes the following:
- a CDS encoding thiamine pyrophosphate-binding protein gives rise to the protein MHGTQQTNTDEQAIIQMNVADFILQRLQAWQVKRIYGYPGDGISLFDAAMDKAQREGTAPLFIRPTHEEIAAFLATADAKFSGEVGVCFSTAGPGAFHMLTGLYDAKMDNQPVVAILGQKESVTLGSDVQQESNLERIFADVAAFVQTIVTPMQAPMVIDKAFRVAIAQQQPCVIIIPRDVQAMPMPALDRTQLVSRSSCVPPTTKIASPLADIQKMADIINAGKRVALFVGRGGTQDATDDLLKLADLTKAGIVTTLRAKQIIPSDTPGYVQHLGLLGSTAAYKMMEECDTLVFFGTNYPFPNWLPASGQARAVQVDIRPEHLGIRYPTELNIWGDSHAVLSQLLPLIQPKTDTQWRDALSQELQAWDHIIDKFCNLPGNPINARVVYRELNKRLPDNLLITVDGGSTVKWFGQQIRLRRGMQADLSGRLSSMLAAMPYAMAAKFTHPNRPVLCTIGDGAFQMLAMCELITIKRYMAQWPNKQFIIMVLNNSELTEVAWEQRFEDANPMWQDAMQVEAFDYTGYAKLLGFQGIRVDDPAKVAQAWEQAFAHQGVTLLEFCTDPTVYPLAPYVPDDYVQKALQAFEKGDANFPDALNNALAALKLEWVLQNKDPHAPQMNKGRDLPPGV
- a CDS encoding TaqI-like C-terminal specificity domain-containing protein, with amino-acid sequence MLDLKKPAVPRYTSVNAEKADGATYTPLTLAQFVAKQMLQVANFSNQGSIRLLDPAVGNGILLEAMLDALPIDICQRVEVFAFDTHQLALTQTRIRLEKKYPKLKLTLEKRDFLEWVAARGQQADLFLSTQPQASFDLIIANPPYVRTQIIGADQAQLLAKQFGLTGRIDLYYPFLLGISKILTPQGTAGIITSNRFMTTKSGQSVRQALLSCFNIRHIWDLGDTKLFDAAVLPAVLLVNSKQSLAYATKGIPFSSIYATTEPASTHAEDVLSALTAQHNGIVSLANGNCFRIQHGILDNGNSAAGIWRVASASNNAWLDTVNAHTWGRFGDIGKIRVGVKTTADKVFIRHDWEQLPNGRPELLRPLMTRHWGQPFKAVKPVNPKHLKQILYPHEIRQGKRQAVDIRHYPKAQQYLESHKPVLSARTYVIEAGRAWYEIWVPHDPAAWAAPKLVFPDIAEKPIFWLDTEGSVVSGECYWLQCKHSANTDLLWLALAIANSTFIEKFYDYRFNNKLYAGRRRFITQYVEHFPLPNPELDASKAIIQLAKRIYAVLPSAQAAALIEALNLKVWNIFGLTPEKITR